The proteins below are encoded in one region of Aspergillus nidulans FGSC A4 chromosome III:
- a CDS encoding type II myosin (transcript_id=CADANIAT00005724) yields the protein MLPSQINGSPKRANPFSRASPSPSPTPSPQTKARPKSAVLASAGKFEEPKSHIRNSSSISHTSLAPFGRNANRQRSNSLRNDVTSGTFAPEFIKSEDLRHGADQIRGQEGDNDFSGNKYVWLRDPEKAFVKGLVLEEQDGARLLVQTDDGQQREVDVDQVDRVNPAKFDKADDMAELTHLNEASVVHNLHTRYLADLIYTYSGLFLVTVNPYCPLPIYSNEYINMYKGQSREETRPHIFAMADEAFRNLVEEGENQSILVTGESGAGKTENTKKVIQYLAAVATSDNMYSRSGSKQMNTLSQQILRANPILEAFGNSQTVRNNNSSRFGKFIRIEFSRSGQISGASIDWYLLEKSRVVKPNLQERNYHIFYQLLRGAEPKLKQKLLLSNLQIEDFAYTREGNDTIAGVSDEKEWDSLLEAFHIMNFSEEDQMCILRTVAAVLHLGNITIVKESLRADQAALSRDALDSVHKACQLLGIETEPFVKGLLHPKVKAGREWVEKVQTPEQVRLALDALAKGIYERGFGDLVNRINSRLERNTVTGEDSYFIGVLDIAGFEIFQNNSFEQLCINYTNEKLQQFFNHHMFVLEQEEYAREQIEWQFIDFGKDLQPTIDLIEVTNPIGIFSCLDEDCVMPKATDKSFTEKLHSLWDTKSTKYRASRLRQGFILTHYAAEVEYSTDGWLEKNKDPLNDNITRLLASSQDNHIAALFSDCGNADEVDHPRSRVKKGLFRTVAQRHKEQLSSLMNQLHSTHPHFVRCIIPNHKKRPKMLNAPLVLDQLRCNGVLEGIRIARTGFPNRLSFNEFRQRYEVLCRDMPKSYMDGQSAARIMLQKLALDKAWFRVGRTKVFFRAGVLAELEEKRDELIRTIMTRFQSVARGFVQRRISNKRLYRAEATHIIQHNFRAYLEMKANPWWRLFSRMKPLLGETRTAQEVKRRDEKIKQLETKMKQDQSERQKVEEERRRAEIEIQRIQQTLESERALALDKEEIFKRLQDREVELSEKLAGAIADQENLEDQLDELILAKKKTDEELDLRKTQLEQAGEIIQRLEAERKEMQQKLEDLEQKLLEAQSSASETENHMRELGQEVKMLQSHLSLKERKLQDLEAKLLKTDQDLDVKLAKTSKELDRSKKEVKDLLDENRTIRQQISDLSKTSTSYEEMLRRKESELTVLRNDAKKHAEEKKQLDVEKSNLSTRHDNMQNKLRELQAQVDAMVSEKIQLEREAADVQKLLQAKISEDAEAGESRKLLEQQIQDLKNQLFQAQADLSRERQSRDDVQMLAEHKLAELKDKFESLNEAKITIEKEMYIQQDSLRRATEARVAAEQSRKELQQELIKLRDRFTAAEDARLRAEAEMEQALVKQTTQRLESIRKELDNTQHRLEEVEAERSRLAAREQQLMNAIAESESFRIRHDQHKERLERELVTLKGRLTASENDNRALLTKIQQKNLDIARSNSKASESQRLRVATLQKEKAKLEEENKALSRQLGDQQLSITSLEKQKEKLALSVEDLNHEVNREHKASRNAERAASTASIQLAEANRNLETERQLRTQAQANTRKLQSALDSSNKEIDDLHRQLMLFHKIVEPEADPSADSWDKIQPDLSRKVDLAQLVETLQSQLQVSEEKYNRAEAQLAEMRRRHGEEMKELDARYSSSKRALLEEIDQNEVAHNRTPNHLRKNSETAIAKKFGAPTTPNRRLNINDNSNDSARSDRTVDTVGYQKRMDLAAEIEELQNKLQMSEMQNKHLQDQLARSVPPKDIWQDDSPSIRRMQLLERENGRLHEQLDDSSKKVSALERSIHSGELSLRDVQAKSHEELYDLINSQEQSRRSLLRVHNETVAEITDAKAQFEKLKRAKAALEVELRDACSEAQELQAAREQDALSRNQLLQEFSDLQIRLDAETSKSADLAASLSLYKSRADEYFSKLEQAEITLLKASRAEQFAKAQAKETEDNCAQIMAERKEMEAIIDDLQRQTQSLEARMEDQAAELQGALQAKQRLQNELEDYRNQRAIDIEDKETSMEQTRQKYQREITTLNNELEMEREKVLNGRTEASRLREELEDLRSKWDNEVLNSSTWAKEKSRMEVMLQDVTTSRDEAVNAHNDAQARVVSLLSQVRSLRTSIDDVTAERDMLHKEKKMLEARLTEAGERLEDLAKGESPSMRNAASMDRELLELKAKLAQQEDLSLAAVGKMRRAEALATEMQKEVTAEREATAQLFKDKAALEKQLKEAQLRCVDLETKSYSSGSQDIRFLHKRIKELETHLEEQEAKNNSEQRSLRNVDRTVKDLQSQIERREKMNAQLEEEVNRGREKVERLLKNIDELQQSESDSQLQARRAERELREEREKSLRLERELNGWKALRVERGGSAIARSHVAFSDAGSRKGSGAYTTGDLHRMPSNTKGFL from the exons ATGCTCCCCTCTCAGATTAATGGTTCGCCGAAGCGTGCCAATCCCTTCAGCCGCGCATCGCCTTCACCCTCCCCAACCCCAAGCCCGCAAACGAAAGCGCGCCCAAAATCAGCTGTACTCGCATCTGCCGGGAAGTTTGAAGAACCAAAAAGTCACATTCGGAACTCTTCCTCTATATCTCACACCTCGCTAGCACCATTCGGCCGGAATGCGAACCGCCAAAGGTCGAATTCTCTGAGAAACGATGTCACGTCCGGTACATTTGCGCCGGAGTTCATCAAATCAGAGGATCTCCGCCACGGCGCTGACCAGATTCGTGGACAAGAAGGGGACAATGACTTCTCGGGAAATAAATACGTCTGGTTACGTGATCCCGAGAAGGCCTTTGTCAAAGGGTTAGTTTTAGAAGAGCAAGATGGAGCTCGATTACTGGTACAGACGGATGATGGGCAG CAACGAGAAGTGGACGTCGACCAAGTTGATAGAGTCAATCCGGCAAAGTTCGACAAGGCAGATGATATGGCTGAGCTTACACATTTGAACGAAGCGTCCGTGGTGCATAACCTCCACACTCGATATCTGGCAGATTTGATTTAT ACCTACTCAGGGCTGTTTTTGGTGACAGTCAACCCTTACTGTCCCCTGCCTATCTATTCCAATGAGTACATTAATATGTACAAGGGACAAAGTCGCGAGGAGACTCGGCCGCATATTTTCGCCATGGCCGATGAAGCATTTAGGAATCTtgtggaagagggcgagaATCAGAGTATCCTTGTGAC AGGAGAGTCTGGGGCAGGCAAGACAGAAAACACCAAAAAAGTTATCCAGTACCTTGCAGCCGTTGCAACATCAGATAATATGTACTCTCGCTCAGGAAGCAAGCAGATGAACACCCTTTCGCAGCAGATTTTGAGGGCGAACCCGATCCTCGAGGCATTTGGTAATTCGCAGACTGTCAGAAACAACAACTCATCTCGGTTCGGCAAGTTCATCAGAATTGAGTTTTCTCGATCAGGGCAGATTTCAGGTGCTTCGATCGATTGGTATCTTTTGGAGAAATCCCGCGTGGTGAAACCCAATTTGCAGGAGAGAAACTACCACATTTTTTACCAACTACTCAGGGGTGCCGAGCCTAAACTAAAGCAAAAGCTGCTTCTGTCGAACTTACAGATCGAGGACTTCGCTTACACCAGAGAAGGGAACGATACAATTGCTGGAGTTTCTGACGAAAAAGAATGGGACTCGTTGCTCGAGGCTTTCCATATCATGAATTTCTCGGAAGAGGATCAAATGTGCATCCTTCGCACAGTTGCAGCTGTCCTCCATCTAGGAAACATTACCATCGTGAAAGAAAGTCTACGGGCTGATCAAGCCGCCCTTAGTCGAGACGCCCTTGATAGTGTTCATAAAGCATGCCAGCTTTTGGGAATTGAGACTGAGCCCTTTGTCAAGGGCTTATTACATCCCAAGGTAAAGGCAGGCCGCGAGTGGGTAGAGAAGGTACAGACTCCGGAGCAGGTTCGGCTGGCATTAGATGCTTTAGCAAAGGGTATCTACGAAAGAGGTTTTGGTGACCTTGTCAACCGCATCAACAGCCGACTGGAACGAAACACTGTCACGGGTGAAGACAGCTACTTCATCGGTGTACTTGATATCGCTGGTTTTGAGATCTTCCAAAACAACAGCTTTGAACAACtctgcatcaactacacaAACGAaaagctgcagcagttcttcaaccaccATATGTTTGTCTtggagcaggaggaatacGCGCGGGAACAAATTGAATGGCAGTTCATCGACTTTGGCAAAGATTTGCAGCCAACAATTGACCTCATCGAAGTCACAAACCCTATCGGTATTTTTTCTTGCCTGGATGAGGACTGCGTCATGCCCAAAGCCACGGATAAATCGTTCACCGAGAAGCTTCATTCGCTATGGGACACCAAGTCCACCAAGTATCGCGCCTCTCGCCTCCGACAAGGCTTTATCCTCACCCACTATGCAGCCGAGGTGGAGTATTCCACTGACGGTTGGTTGGAAAAGAATAAAGACCCCTTGAACGATAACATAACCAGACTGCTCGCATCCTCGCAAGATAATCATATTGCAGCTCTGTTTTCAGACTGTGGAAACGCAGATGAGGTTGACCATCCCAGAAGTCGCGTGAAGAAAGGCTTGTTTCGCACAGTGGCCCAAAGACATAAGGAACAGTTGTCAAGTCTCATGAATCAGCTTCACTCAACTCACCCTCATTTTGTTCGGTGCATTATCCCGAACCACAAAAAACGCCCGAAGATGTTGAATGCCCCCTTGGTTCTTGACCAATTACGCTGCAATGGTGTCCTGGAAGGTATTAGAATTGCGCGTACCGGGTTCCCCAACCGATTGTCCTTTAATGAATTCCGCCAACGGTATGAGGTTCTTTGCCGGGATATGCCCAAAAGCTATATGGATGGACAGTCTGCCGCCCGGATaatgctgcagaagctggcTCTAGATAAAGCGTGGTTTAGAGTCGGCCGCACCAAAGTGTTTTTCCGAGCTGGCGTCCTCGCAGAGTTGGAGGAAAAACGTGACGAGCTCATCCGTACAATCATGACACGATTCCAGTCTGTAGCGAGGGGTTTTGTTCAGCGCAGGATCTCAAACAAAAGGCTGTATCGTGCAGAAGCAACCCATATCATCCAGCACAACTTCCGAGCCTATTTGGAGATGAAGGCCAACCCGTGGTGGCGTTTGTTCTCGAGAATGAAACCGCTTCTTGGGGAGACACGTACTGCTCAAGaagtgaagagaagagatgaaaagATCAAACAACTCGAGACGAAAATGAAGCAGGACCAATCCGAACGCCAgaaagttgaggaagaaagacgGCGAGCGGAGATAGAGATACAACGAATCCAGCAGACCCTGGAGAGCGAACGGGCATTGGCccttgacaaagaagaaatcTTCAAAAGGCTGCAAGATCGCGAGGTAGAGCTCAGCGAGAAACTAGCAGGCGCTATTGCCGACCAAGAAAACCTCGAAGATCAACTAGACGAACTAATCCTTGCGAAAAAGAAGACGGACGAAGAGCTCGACCTGCGAAAAACACAACTCGAGCAGGCCGGAGAGATTATCCAGCGCCtagaggctgagaggaaggagatgcagcagaagttggaggatctggagcagaagctgcttgagGCACAGAGCAGTGCCTCAGAGACGGAAAACCATATGAGGGAGCTTGGACAAGAGGTCAAAATGCTGCAAAGTCATCTCAGTCTGAAGGAGCGGAAACTgcaggatttggaggcaAAACTGCTGAAGACCGACCAAGATCTGGATGTCAAGCTGGCAAAAACATCAAAGGAATTGGACCGATCGAAGAAAGAAGTCAAGGATCTTCTTGATGAGAACCGCACAATTCGGCAGCAAATCTCTGATCTCTCAAAGACATCTACCAGTTATGAAGAAATGCTCCGGCGCAAAGAAAGCGAGCTCACAGTTTTGCGCAACGACGCAAAAAAGCatgccgaggagaagaagcaattAGACGTTGAGAAGTCTAATCTCTCCACAAGGCATGATAACATGCAAAATAAGCTCCGTGAGCTTCAGGCTCAAGTCGATGCTATGGTATCAGAAAAGATCCAACTCGAGCGCGAAGCCGCCGACGTTCAGAAGCTTCTGCAGGCGAAGATATCCGAAGATGccgaagctggagagagcCGCAAACTTCTCGAGCAGCAGATTCAGGACCTGAAGAATCAATTATTCCAGGCACAGGCTGATCTCAGTAGGGAGCGCCAGTCAAGGGATGACGTACAGATGCTCGCGGAGCATAAGCTCGCAGAGCTAAAAGACAAGTTTGAATCATTGAACGAGGCTAAAATCACcatcgagaaggagatgtaTATCCAACAAGATAGTCTTCGACGGGCTACGGAGGCTCGGGTCGCTGCTGAGCAGTCAAGGAAAGAGCTTCAGCAAGAATTGATCAAGCTTCGGGATCGATTTACTGCGGCTGAAGATGCTCGGCTGAGAGCTGAGGCCGAGATGGAGCAGGCCCTTGTGAAACAGACCACTCAGCGTCTGGAAAGTATCAGGAAAGAGCTTGACAATACACAGCACCGTTTAGAGGAGGTCGAAGCGGAGAGGTCGCGCCTAGCAGCACGTGAGCAACAACTCATGAACGCCATTGCTGAGTCTGAAAGCTTCCGTATCCGTCATGATCAGCATAAGGAACGCTTGGAAAGGGAGCTAGTCACTCTCAAAGGCCGGTTGACAGCATCCGAAAATGACAATCGTGCTCTCTTGACCAAAATCCAGCAGAAGAACCTTGACATTGCTAGATCTAATTCAAAAGCAAGTGAAAGCCAACGCTTACGTGTCGCAACCCTACAGAAAGAAAAGGCAAAGCTTGAGGAAGAAAATAAGGCTCTCTCCAGGCAGCTAGGGGATCAACAACTCTCTATAACGTCGTTGGAGAAGCAAaaagagaagcttgctttgagTGTGGAAGATCTAAATCACGAAGTCAATAGAGAGCACAAAGCTAGCCGCAATGCAGAGAGGGCTGCCTCAACAGCATCTATTCAGCTAGCTGAAGCCAACAGAAATTTGGAGACCGAGAGGCAACTCAGAACTCAGGCACAAGCGAACACGCGAAAGCTGCAGAGCGCATTAGATTCTTCGAATAAAGAAATCGACGACCTGCACCGCCAGCTCATGCTGTTCCATAAGATCGTGGagccagaagctgatccTTCGGCTGATTCTTGGGATAAGATTCAACCAGACCTGTCCAGGAAGGTCGACTTAGCTCAGCTGGTAGAGACCTTGCAAAGCCAACTGCAAGTGTCCGAGGAAAAATACAACCGAGCTGAAGCTCAACTCGCAGAAATGCGCCGTCGGCATGGggaggaaatgaaagaacTTGACGCCCGTTACTCTTCGTCCAAACGTGCATTGTTGGAAGAAATTGATCAGAACGAGGTTGCTCACAATCGCACCCCTAACCATCTTCGGAAGAACTCTGAAACCGCAATTGCGAAGAAGTTTGGAGCCCCGACGACGCCTAATCGTCGACTAAACATCAACGACAACTCAAATGACTCCGCTCGGTCAGACAGAACTGTGGACACTGTTGGCTACCAGAAACGCATGGACCttgcggctgagattgaggagcttCAGAACAAGCTTCAGATGAGCGAAATGCAGAACAAGCATCTGCAGGATCAACTCGCTCGATCTGTCCCTCCCAAAGATATATGGCAGGATGACAGTCCCTCAATCAGACGCATGCAACTTCTAGAGCGAGAAAATGGTCGTCTACATGAGCAGCTCGACGATTCTTCCAAGAAAGTATCGGCCCTTGAGAGAAGCATACACTCTGGCGAGCTGTCACTACGGGATGTTCAAGCTAAATCCCACGAAGAGCTGTACGACTTGATCAACTCTCAGGAGCAGTCCAGAAGGTCTTTACTCCGGGTTCACAATGAAACGGTTGCGGAGATTACCGATGCCAAAGCGCAGTTCGAAAAACTAAAGCGCGCAAAAGCCGCGCTCGAAGTTGAGCTTCGCGATGCATGCTCAGAGGCCCAAGAACTGCAGGCGGCTAGGGAGCAGGATGCTTTGAGCAGGAACCAGCTACTGCAGGAATTTTCTGATCTGCAAATCCGTCTCGACGCTGAAACCTCCAAGTCCGCCGATCTTGCCGCGAGCCTGAGCCTATACAAGAGTCGTGCTGATGAATACTTCAGCAAACTTGAGCAAGCAGAGATCACGCTTCTCAAGGCTTCTCGTGCGGAGCAATTTGCCAAGGCGCAGGCTAAGGAGACTGAGGATAATTGCGCCCAAATCATGGCTGAGCGCAAAGAGATGGAGGCAATTATTGATGATCTACAGCGGCAGACGCAGTCTCTTGAGGCCAGAATGGAGGACCAAGCGGCGGAGCTGCAAGGTGCGCTCCAGGCCAAGCAACGTTTGCAAAATGAACTCGAGGACTACAGGAATCAGCGAGCCATCGATATTGAGGACAAGGAGACGTCTATGGAGCAGACGAGACAAAAATACCAAAGAGAGATAACCACGCTCAACAATGAGCTCGAGATGGAACGTGAGAAGGTCCTCAATGGCCGAACAGAGGCCTCCCGCCTCCGAGAAGAACTTGAAGATCTTCGCAGCAAATGGGACAATGAGGTCCTGAACAGTTCAACCTGGGCCAAGGAGAAGTCACGTATGGAAGTCATGCTTCAAGATGTGACTACTTCTCGTGATGAAGCAGTCAATGCTCACAATGATGCCCAGGCCCGAGTGGTTTCTCTCCTATCACAGGTCAGGAGCCTGAGAACTTCTATCGACGATGTAACTGCGGAACGTGATATGTTGcataaagagaagaaaatgctAGAAGCACGGTTaacagaagctggagagcgcTTGGAGGACCTGGCCAAAGGTGAAAGTCCTTCCATGCGCAACGCTGCTAGCATGGATCGTGAATTGTTAGAGCTTAAGGCGAAGCTAGCTCAACAGGAAGATCTTTCTCTCGCAGCCGTCGGcaagatgaggagggcggAAGCTCTTGCGACTGAGATGCAGAAGGAAGTTACTGCCGAGAGAGAGGCAACCGCAcagctcttcaaggacaaggcTGCCTTGGAGAAACAGCTGAAGGAGGCACAGTTGCGGTGTGTTGACTTGGAAACAAAAAGCTACTCCTCTGGTAGCCAAGATATAAGATTCCTCCACAAAAGAATCAAAGAG CTGGAAACTCatctggaagaacaagaagcgaaGAATAACTCAGAGCAACGGTCTTTGCGGAATGTTGATCGAACTGTCAAGGACTTGCAATCTCAAATCGAACGGCGCGAAAAGATGAACGCACAGCTCGAAGAGGAGGTTAACAGGGGTCGTGAGAAGGTTGAACGCCTTCTGAAAAACATCGACGAACTCCAACAGAGCGAGTCGGATTCGCAACTTCAAGCGCGTCGCGCAGAGCGAGAGCTGCGTGAAGAGCGCGAAAAGTCGTTGAGGTTGGAGCGTGAGCTAAACGGTTGGAAAGCCCTCCGAGTCGAACGCGGAGGTAGTGCCATCGCAAGGAGCCATGTCGCCTTCAGTGATGCCGGAAGCCGGAAAGGCAGCGGTGCTTACACCACAGGTGACCTGCACCGGATGCCTAGCAACACCAAAGGTTTTCTTTGA